CAGCAAGATCCTCGAGTATTTGAATATGATTGGCTTTTACAAACTGCCGCTAGATTATTTGGATACTTTTAACCAGCGTGTTGCGGCGGTGACTGTGCAACAGGTCAATGATGCCTTTAAGCGTAGGATTCACCCCGAGCATTTTGCCACCGTGATTGTCGGGGCAGAGTAGTCAAAAGCCATGCAAAAGCCGACCCTCAGGTCGGCTTTTTTGATGCGAAGATTTAGCCCACACGCTTTTTACGAGCCAGTAGGTAGTAGAGTATGGCGCCGGGTAGGTTGAGAAAAAAGAGTACCAGAAACCAAACCAGCTTATCTTCGCGCTGATTTGCCAAGCAATCCACCAGCATCCATACCCAAAAAAATCCGAGTGCCAGGGCAATCAGGCTCCCAATCAAGCCAAATCCAAACAAAAATTCCATACGGTCTTCCTTTAACAATTGCATTCAATCATAACACGATCCGTTTTATCGATCAGCGTCTGGCTTTGGTTGCAGCCTTTAAGCCCTTATAATCTTGTTTTTATGGCCAACGAATCGAATCTGTTTCATGAATCAAGTTCGTCTTAACGCGGGTGTTTGGCGCAGTCGCATTCTCAAGTTCCCCGAAGCTGAGGGCTTGCGTCCCACCGCAGACCGCGTGCGTCAAACCTTGTTTAACTGGTTGGGCCAAGAGATGACCGGCAAAGTCTGTCTCGATTTGTTTGCGGGCACGGGTGCGCTCGGTTTTGAAGCGCTATCACGCAATGCTAAGCAAGTCACCATGCTGGAGTTAGCCAAGGCGCCTTTTCAGGCTTTGCTGCAAAATCAGCGCTTGCTAGACGCAACCAAAGCAGACATCCGTCAGGCCGATGCCATGCAATTTTTGGCGAACAATACCCAGCGTTATGATGTGATTTTTTGCGATCCACCCTACCGTAAACAGTGGCTGGACAAGTTGCTGCCGGTTTTGGCAGCGCACTTGGCGACTGATGGTGTGCTATATGTTGAAGCGGAATATGCGTTAAAATCCAATGCGGACTGGCAAGTGATTAAGTCCGGCAAGGCCGGGCAAGTGTTTTATCATTTGTTACAGGCGATGCCAGCCGCTATCAAGGATACGCCTTAAAAAAATCGGGGTAAGGGTGAATGAGTAAAGTCAGAATTGCGGTGTATCCGGGTACGTTTGATCCGATTACACTCGGACATGAGGATATCGTGCGCCGCGCCGCCAATCTGTTTGATCAGGTGGTTGTCGCGGTGGCCGGCAGCACAAGCAAACAGACCTTGTTCAGCTTGTCTGAGCGGGTGGCTTTGGCGCAGTCAGTATTTGCTGGCGACAA
This Methylophilus medardicus DNA region includes the following protein-coding sequences:
- a CDS encoding PLDc N-terminal domain-containing protein; amino-acid sequence: MEFLFGFGLIGSLIALALGFFWVWMLVDCLANQREDKLVWFLVLFFLNLPGAILYYLLARKKRVG
- the rsmD gene encoding 16S rRNA (guanine(966)-N(2))-methyltransferase RsmD produces the protein MNQVRLNAGVWRSRILKFPEAEGLRPTADRVRQTLFNWLGQEMTGKVCLDLFAGTGALGFEALSRNAKQVTMLELAKAPFQALLQNQRLLDATKADIRQADAMQFLANNTQRYDVIFCDPPYRKQWLDKLLPVLAAHLATDGVLYVEAEYALKSNADWQVIKSGKAGQVFYHLLQAMPAAIKDTP